GAAGCCGTCCTTGCAGATGGACGAGTTCTCGACGGGCGTCCACTCCAGCCCCAGGCCGTACTTGGAGCCTGACGTGCGGCCCGTGGGGCGGGCGGTCAGCATCTCCCGCACCTGCGCCGGCCTCAGCAGGCGTCCTTGGAGGACGGCCGCCAGGAAGCGGTTGAGGTCCGAGGCGCTGGAGATCATGCCGCCTCCGGCTCCGGCGACGGTCGGGTTGAGGCGGGTGATGTCCACCAGGTCGGACTGCGGCCGGACGTAGCCGCGGGGATGCGGGCCGGGGATCCCGGGGGCGTCCGTCGGTACGAAGGTGTCGTGCAGTGCGAGGGGACGGATCACGCGCCGGCGGATCTCCTCGCCGAAGGGGTGCCCCGTCGCGCTCTCGATGATCATCCCGGCCAGGAGGTAGTTGGTGCTGGAGTAGCTCCAGCCCTTGCCGGGTTCGAATTCCCGCTGGTGCGGCAGGGCGATGTCCACCAGTTCGCGGGCCTCCCAGTGCCGGAGCGGGTCCTTGAGCACCTCCAGCGGTGACATGTGGTCCAGGACGTCCGGCAGCCCGCTGGTGTGCTGGAGCAGCTGGCGGACGGTGATCTGCCGCCCGTCGTTGTCCGCGCCGCGCACCACGCCGGGCAGGTACCGCTCCACGGGAGCGTCGAGTTCGACGCGGCCTTCGCCGACGAGCTGGAGGACGACGGTGGCGACGAACGGCTTCGTCAGGCTGCCGATCCGGAAGCGGCTTCGGGGGTTGACCGGCGTGTTCGT
The sequence above is a segment of the Actinomadura coerulea genome. Coding sequences within it:
- a CDS encoding serine hydrolase domain-containing protein; the protein is MITRSLIPRGAAAVVLALAVGVSATPANAATPRPTNLRQVVESLSGPDGAPGALAQIHDRHGRLTATSGVADIRTNTPVNPRSRFRIGSLTKPFVATVVLQLVGEGRVELDAPVERYLPGVVRGADNDGRQITVRQLLQHTSGLPDVLDHMSPLEVLKDPLRHWEARELVDIALPHQREFEPGKGWSYSSTNYLLAGMIIESATGHPFGEEIRRRVIRPLALHDTFVPTDAPGIPGPHPRGYVRPQSDLVDITRLNPTVAGAGGGMISSASDLNRFLAAVLQGRLLRPAQVREMLTARPTGRTSGSKYGLGLEWTPVENSSICKDGFWGHDGDMLGFSVRAGATTHGRQATVMVNLNPGGGPALDSAMRAALPHALCGT